The genome window ACGGGAAATCGTCCCGTACCTGCACCGCCTCGGCATCAGCGACCTCTATGCGTCGCCCTATTTCAAAGCCCGGCAAGGAAGCATGCACGGCTATGATATCCTCAACCAGAACAGTCTGAACCCCGAGATCGGCACTGAGGAGGAATTGGAGGCGCTCAGCGCCGTATTGAAGGAACGGGATATGGGGCAGATTCTCGACATCGTCCCCAACCATATGTGCATCGAAGGAGAAAACGAACTCTGGCTGGATGTGCTGGAAAACGGGCCCAGCTCGCCATTTGCGCGCTTTTTCGATATCGACTGGCATCCGGTAAAAAAGGAACTGGAAAACAAAATCCTCATCCCGATACTGGGCGACCAGTACGGTGCGGTACTCGAAAACGGCGAGTTGCAACTCTCCTTTGCCGAAGGCGCCTTTTTCGTCTCCTACTATGAGCACACACTGCCGATCATCCCGAAAACCTACAATAATATCCTGACGCTCGACATTCCGAGCCTGGAACAGGACATCACCACAGATGCCCTCCAGTTCCAGGAACTCATGAGCATCGTTACCGCTCTCAAACACTTGCCGCCAATCACCGAGACAGATCCGGGGCGGATCGCCGAGCGCTACCGGGAAAAAGAGATCGTCAAGCGACGCCTCTGGAACCTCTATCAAAACAGCATCGCCATCAGGGAGTACATCGACCGTTCCGTCTCGACTATCAACGGCACCAAGGGAGAGGCACGCAGCTTCAATCTGTTGGACGCGCTGCTCTGCGAACAGGTCTACCGCATCTCCCACTGGCGCGTCGCCACCGAAGAAATCAATTACCGGAGGTTTTTCGACATCAACTCCCTCGGCGCCATCAGGATGGAAGACCCCACTGTCTTCTACCAGACTCACAGGCTCATCTTTTCGCTGGTCGCTGCAGGGACGGTCACCGGATTGCGCGTTGACCACGCCGATGGACTGCAGGACCCGGAGGATTATTTCCGCAGGCTTCAAACCGCCTGTTTCATCAGCATGTACAGCAGCCCCCCCGAAACCCGGCAGAAGGATGCAGGTGACGAAGAGAGCGAGGCAGCGCTGCAAGAGAAATATGACCTGATTGTTGCGGCAAATCCTTCCTACAAGCCGTTCTACATCATTGGAGAAAAGATCCTCCTTAAATCGGAGAAGCTGCCTGAATCATGGCCGGTGTTCAGCACCACGGGGTACGATTTCGCCAACCAGGTCAACGGGCTGTTCGTGGACACAGGACAGGCAAAAGTCTTTGAAACGCTCTATACACGCTTCATGCAGCACCGTATCGATTTCCAGGATGTGGTCTACGAAAAGAAAAAACTTGTCATGCAGGTGTCCATGTCGAGCGAGATCAACACCCTGGGCCACTACCTGAACCGCATATCGGAACAGAACCGTAATACCAGAGACTTCACCCTGAACAGCCTGATCAAGTCGATCGTGGAGGTGATTGCCTATTTCCCGGTCTACCGGACCTACATCTACAGCTTCGACGTCACGGAGCGGGACCGCCAGTACATCGAATCAGCCACCGGCAAGGCACGGCGGCAGAATCCGGCCACCAGCGCCTCGGTATTCGATTTCATCCGCGACGTCCTGCTGCTCCGCTTCCCCGACTCCTTGCTCGAAGAGCACCGTCAGATGTGGCTCGATTTCGTGAAGCGCTTCCAGCAGATCACCGGGCCGATCATGGCAAAGGGGATCGAGGACACCGCCTTTTACCTGTACAACCGCCTTGTCTCGCTGAACGAGGTGGGAGGAAGTCCGGAGCGGTTCGGCATTACCCTGGAGGCATTCCACGGCCAGAACATCGAACGGTGCAAGAATCGCCCACTGGCATTGCTGGCCACATCGACCCATGACACCAAGCGGAGCGAGGATGTGCGGGCACGTATCAATGTCATCTCCGAAATGCCGGAGCGTTGGCGGGAGGGGCTTTCCCGCTGGAGCCGCCAGAACCGGAAACTGAAGATGGTCGTCGACGGCAAGCCGGCGCCGACCCGCAACGAGGAGTACCTGCTCTACCAGACGCTGATAGGTGCCTGGCCCTTCTGCGGGATCGAGGCAGAAGAGTTTTCCCGCTTCCGCGGCAGGATCAAGGAATACATGCTGAAGGCAATGCGCGAGGCCAAGGTCCATTCCAGCTGGATCAATCCCCACTCGCTGCACGAGGATGCGGTGATCTATTTCATCGACTCGATCCTGAAGGAATCGCGACACAACCATTTCCTCTACGATTTTGCATCGTTCCAGAAACTGACCGCCGCCTGCGGTATCTTCAACTCCCTCTCCCAGACTCTGCTCAAGATCGCCTCGCCGGGCATCCCGGACTTTTTTCAGGGGAACGAGCTGTGGGATTTCAGCCTGGTCGATCCCGACAACCGCCGTCTGGTCGATTTCCATACAAGAGTGGAGGCTCTCGACGGTCTGCTCAATCTGGAAGAGACCGCAGGAACGCTGGAAACGGCGAGGCAGGTCGTTGCCAGCCGAAACGACGGCCGCATAAAGCTCTACCTCACCGCCAAGGCGCTCAATTACCGTCGCGACAACAGGTCGCTGTTCGAATCCGGCCGCTACCTGCCGCTCACGGTCGAAGGAGCCCGGCAGGAGCATGTCTGCGCCTTCGAGCGCTCGGACAACAACCGGTCGGTCCTTGTGGTGGTGCCGCTCTTTACTTCCCGCCTGATCGAGTCAAGCGACGGACTGCCGCTGGGGCCGGAGGTCTGGCAGGATACCCGGATCATGCAACCGTTTGACACGGCGTTAAGCCGCTACCGTAACCTGTTCACCGGCGAGATCCTACCGCTCGACCAGGAAGAGGGGCGACTGAGCCTGGCTTTGCACCGGATCCTGGCGGATTTCCCGGTCGCACTGCTGGAACGTCTGGACCGTTCCGGCACCGCCGCCTAGGCATGACCGGTGCAGCACTGTACGACAAATGAATCATGGAATAATCACCAGACCTGACAGGGGAGCATCTATGCTCAACAAACGAGGAGCCGGAATCCTGCTCCATCCGACTTCGCTGCCCGGTCCAGGCGGTATCGGATCTCTGGGAGCCGATGCACGGCGGTTCATCGATCTGCTGCACACAATGGGTATGACCTACTGGCAGGTGCTGCCGCTTGGCCCTCCTGCCTGCGGCAACTCCCCCTATTCCGCCCTGACCGCCTTCGGAGGCAACCCGCTCCTGCTGGACATCGAGCAGATCGTTGTCGCCGGAGACCTTGCCGCTGCCGACAGTGACCCTGCAGATCTTCCGGCAGGCCGAGTCGATTTCGGCATGGTGACGACA of Geobacter sp. contains these proteins:
- a CDS encoding malto-oligosyltrehalose synthase, with product MIGKGLRIPTSTYRLQFNAQFRFDDAREIVPYLHRLGISDLYASPYFKARQGSMHGYDILNQNSLNPEIGTEEELEALSAVLKERDMGQILDIVPNHMCIEGENELWLDVLENGPSSPFARFFDIDWHPVKKELENKILIPILGDQYGAVLENGELQLSFAEGAFFVSYYEHTLPIIPKTYNNILTLDIPSLEQDITTDALQFQELMSIVTALKHLPPITETDPGRIAERYREKEIVKRRLWNLYQNSIAIREYIDRSVSTINGTKGEARSFNLLDALLCEQVYRISHWRVATEEINYRRFFDINSLGAIRMEDPTVFYQTHRLIFSLVAAGTVTGLRVDHADGLQDPEDYFRRLQTACFISMYSSPPETRQKDAGDEESEAALQEKYDLIVAANPSYKPFYIIGEKILLKSEKLPESWPVFSTTGYDFANQVNGLFVDTGQAKVFETLYTRFMQHRIDFQDVVYEKKKLVMQVSMSSEINTLGHYLNRISEQNRNTRDFTLNSLIKSIVEVIAYFPVYRTYIYSFDVTERDRQYIESATGKARRQNPATSASVFDFIRDVLLLRFPDSLLEEHRQMWLDFVKRFQQITGPIMAKGIEDTAFYLYNRLVSLNEVGGSPERFGITLEAFHGQNIERCKNRPLALLATSTHDTKRSEDVRARINVISEMPERWREGLSRWSRQNRKLKMVVDGKPAPTRNEEYLLYQTLIGAWPFCGIEAEEFSRFRGRIKEYMLKAMREAKVHSSWINPHSLHEDAVIYFIDSILKESRHNHFLYDFASFQKLTAACGIFNSLSQTLLKIASPGIPDFFQGNELWDFSLVDPDNRRLVDFHTRVEALDGLLNLEETAGTLETARQVVASRNDGRIKLYLTAKALNYRRDNRSLFESGRYLPLTVEGARQEHVCAFERSDNNRSVLVVVPLFTSRLIESSDGLPLGPEVWQDTRIMQPFDTALSRYRNLFTGEILPLDQEEGRLSLALHRILADFPVALLERLDRSGTAA